From Woronichinia naegeliana WA131, the proteins below share one genomic window:
- a CDS encoding thioester reductase domain-containing protein, whose amino-acid sequence MANLSATKLAFLSQKIEGQINLLKAEPIAVISVACRFPGGSNSPEAYWQMLEQGREGIKEVPKERWDIDKYYDPEPLKSGKMQGREAAFLDSVDQFDPQFFGITPREILNLDPQQRLLLEVAWEALERGNQAPEKLTNTATGVFIGISSFDYSMKIVDEPIDPKYYDAYLVSGNALSMAAGRLSFLLGLTGPAFAVDTACSSSLLSVHLACQSLRYRECHLALAGGVNILLSPINSVCFSQSGMMSKDSRCYSFEARANGYVRGEGCGIVVLKRLGDALRDRDNILGVIRGSAVNQNGQRGAVFIPNRFAQQSVIREALQNAGITPDQVSYLEANALGLPLSDPIEMAAIAEVFAEKKASQKPLFVSSIKTNIGNLEAAGGISALIKVILALQHRKIPSHLNFKNPSPLIEWSKVPFVKIPTQTVDWQVEQERIAGISSFGLSGTNVHLILEEAPYQEKPFQSITRPYHLLALSAKTQPALRELVKKYQSYFAQAESSSNLGDICYSTNIGRNHFPCRLAVVGNSISDIQRQLDKFLVEQHNINLNQDSLNIRPPKLVFCFQELDKECLILAQQLYETSPSFQEYLQGCDLLFISLLGKSILAPFLETKISPQLLTSAIAKPLIFSLLYGLAKLWLGWGIMPSAMLGDGVGEYVAACLSGLMTLEDSGRLLLAQNDDQRVEILKRIKFSNPTIQFIPTRGHQGLSAATGEYWSVLASALVSATYHSLNLEKYDYLIQVSTQFEIKNPANLTSFTLANSDNNHGPVWLVMLNNLAQLYTKGIKIDWVSYDQDYTYQKLVLPTYPFQRQRYWRQGKPPQASTPLASSSPILDLIQQADSQQLQQILATTGTFSAEQIALLPQLLETLIDLHQSQTARTFPSEILKAFGKTPDSDRLTFLMTYLQTQIQPMVDLSLPALDPQQSLLDLGLNSMKATEIILSIYEDLQLNLSIESLFDQPTIASLANLILTNLNTKIPPQVEKINLQAEVVLETTIVPEFLDRETVFPLAQEPRTILLTGATGFLGAFLLSELLQQTPAKIYCLVRGKDEEEARLRLQNNLKTYKLWRNTYDSQIIPILGNLAEPLMGLSSEKFNQLASEVDVIYHNGAQLSYVHSYAQLKATNVIGTKTVLGFAVSKKIKPVHFVSSVAVFEASAYAGKVLTEGDPILESEGIYLGYSQSKWVSERLVWLAGQRGLPITIYRPGLISGDSQTGISNTDDFFIRMIQGCLQLGFVPDLPLPLNFSPVDYVAKAIAYLSRQNISEGKVFHLQNPDPLPWSEYQNFTRTEGIPLETVSYPAWVEKLKAPQQKQNPLYPLLPFLMQTNSGGLTYLERAASAQAPQIDCQATVQALAHSGIVCPAFEDLFKSYLAYFIRSGLLISDLPIIRRLSQQS is encoded by the coding sequence TTGGCAAACCTATCTGCAACCAAATTAGCTTTTCTCTCCCAAAAAATTGAAGGACAAATTAATTTACTGAAGGCTGAACCGATCGCTGTTATCAGTGTTGCTTGTCGTTTTCCAGGAGGGAGTAATAGCCCAGAAGCCTATTGGCAGATGTTAGAGCAAGGTAGAGAGGGTATTAAAGAGGTTCCCAAAGAGCGTTGGGATATTGATAAATATTATGATCCTGAACCGTTAAAATCGGGAAAAATGCAGGGGAGGGAAGCCGCCTTTTTAGATAGTGTTGATCAATTTGATCCTCAATTTTTTGGTATCACACCGAGGGAAATTTTAAACCTAGATCCCCAGCAAAGACTACTCTTAGAAGTTGCCTGGGAAGCATTAGAGAGAGGCAATCAAGCTCCAGAAAAATTAACCAATACGGCTACTGGGGTTTTTATTGGCATCTCCTCCTTTGACTATTCGATGAAAATTGTGGATGAGCCGATTGATCCTAAATATTATGATGCCTATTTAGTCTCTGGCAATGCCTTAAGTATGGCTGCTGGTCGTCTCTCTTTCCTCTTGGGATTAACCGGGCCTGCTTTTGCCGTCGATACGGCTTGCTCTTCTTCTCTATTGAGTGTTCATCTCGCTTGTCAGAGTTTACGCTATCGAGAATGTCATTTAGCCTTGGCGGGGGGGGTCAATATCCTGTTATCGCCGATTAATAGTGTTTGTTTTTCTCAATCTGGGATGATGTCTAAAGATAGTCGCTGTTATAGCTTTGAGGCGCGGGCTAACGGTTATGTTCGAGGTGAAGGTTGCGGTATTGTCGTTCTCAAACGTTTAGGAGATGCTCTCAGAGATAGGGACAATATTTTAGGGGTGATTCGGGGTTCTGCGGTCAATCAAAATGGGCAAAGGGGAGCAGTTTTTATTCCTAATAGATTTGCCCAACAGTCGGTTATACGTGAGGCATTACAAAATGCCGGAATTACACCGGATCAAGTTAGTTATCTAGAAGCTAATGCTCTCGGTTTACCCCTCAGTGATCCGATTGAAATGGCCGCGATCGCCGAAGTATTTGCAGAGAAAAAAGCGAGTCAAAAGCCACTTTTTGTCAGTTCGATCAAAACGAATATTGGTAATCTGGAAGCAGCCGGTGGCATCTCGGCCCTAATTAAAGTCATTTTGGCCTTACAACATCGAAAAATTCCTTCCCATCTTAATTTTAAAAACCCTAGTCCCTTAATTGAATGGAGTAAAGTCCCCTTTGTTAAAATTCCGACCCAAACCGTTGATTGGCAGGTCGAACAGGAAAGAATTGCGGGCATCAGTTCTTTTGGGCTAAGTGGCACCAATGTCCATCTGATTTTGGAGGAAGCACCCTATCAAGAAAAGCCATTTCAATCGATTACTCGTCCCTATCATTTACTAGCTCTATCGGCTAAAACCCAACCGGCTCTAAGGGAATTAGTGAAAAAATATCAATCTTACTTTGCCCAGGCAGAAAGTTCAAGCAATTTAGGCGATATTTGCTACAGTACCAATATAGGAAGAAATCATTTTCCCTGTAGATTGGCCGTTGTCGGTAACTCGATCAGCGATATTCAGCGACAGTTGGATAAATTCTTGGTTGAGCAGCATAACATTAATCTGAATCAAGATAGTCTGAATATTCGTCCCCCTAAACTGGTTTTTTGTTTCCAGGAATTGGACAAAGAATGTTTGATTTTAGCTCAACAACTGTATGAGACAAGTCCCAGTTTTCAAGAATATTTACAGGGATGCGATCTGCTATTTATCTCTCTCCTTGGCAAGTCGATTCTAGCTCCGTTTTTAGAAACTAAAATCTCCCCCCAACTACTGACTTCAGCGATCGCTAAACCCCTAATTTTTAGTCTCCTATACGGATTGGCTAAACTGTGGCTAGGTTGGGGAATAATGCCTAGTGCCATGCTAGGAGATGGGGTCGGAGAATATGTTGCAGCTTGTTTATCAGGGTTGATGACCCTAGAAGATAGTGGACGATTGTTATTAGCTCAAAATGATGACCAACGGGTCGAGATCCTCAAACGCATTAAATTTTCTAATCCTACAATTCAATTTATTCCCACTCGTGGCCACCAAGGATTGTCCGCGGCCACTGGGGAATATTGGTCTGTTCTAGCATCAGCCCTGGTATCAGCAACCTATCATTCTCTAAACCTAGAAAAGTATGATTATCTTATCCAAGTTAGTACTCAATTTGAGATCAAAAACCCAGCTAATTTGACGAGTTTTACCTTAGCCAATTCAGACAATAATCATGGCCCAGTTTGGCTGGTAATGCTGAATAATCTTGCCCAGTTATACACTAAGGGTATAAAAATTGACTGGGTTAGCTATGATCAGGATTATACCTATCAAAAATTAGTATTACCAACCTATCCTTTTCAACGACAACGGTATTGGCGGCAAGGAAAACCTCCTCAAGCCTCAACTCCTTTGGCAAGCAGTAGCCCCATTTTAGATTTAATTCAACAGGCAGATAGCCAACAACTACAACAAATTCTGGCTACAACAGGCACTTTTTCCGCCGAGCAAATAGCCCTCTTACCGCAGCTACTGGAGACGTTAATTGATCTTCATCAATCCCAAACAGCTAGGACATTTCCATCTGAGATTCTCAAGGCATTTGGGAAAACCCCTGACAGCGATCGCCTCACCTTTTTGATGACCTATTTACAGACGCAGATTCAACCGATGGTAGATCTTTCACTTCCGGCTTTAGATCCTCAGCAATCCCTCCTCGATTTGGGTCTAAATTCGATGAAAGCGACGGAAATAATACTGTCAATTTATGAGGATTTACAATTAAATTTATCTATCGAATCTCTATTCGATCAACCGACAATTGCTAGTTTAGCTAATCTCATTCTGACAAACTTAAATACTAAGATTCCTCCTCAAGTAGAAAAAATTAATCTGCAAGCCGAAGTCGTGCTAGAAACAACAATCGTACCGGAATTCTTGGATCGAGAGACGGTCTTTCCCCTAGCCCAAGAGCCGAGGACGATTCTTTTAACCGGAGCCACGGGATTTTTAGGTGCTTTTTTACTTTCAGAACTCTTACAACAAACTCCAGCTAAAATTTACTGTTTAGTCAGGGGCAAGGATGAAGAAGAAGCTAGGCTTAGACTGCAAAATAATTTAAAGACCTACAAATTATGGCGCAATACCTATGATTCACAAATTATCCCGATTTTGGGTAATCTGGCCGAACCATTGATGGGATTGTCTTCTGAAAAATTTAATCAATTAGCATCAGAAGTGGATGTGATTTACCATAATGGGGCTCAATTAAGCTATGTTCATTCCTACGCTCAACTAAAAGCTACCAATGTAATCGGCACAAAAACGGTTCTGGGTTTTGCGGTCTCGAAAAAAATTAAACCGGTGCATTTTGTTTCCAGTGTCGCTGTATTTGAAGCCTCTGCTTACGCAGGTAAAGTATTAACCGAAGGGGATCCGATTTTAGAATCAGAGGGCATTTACCTCGGTTATTCCCAATCGAAATGGGTTTCAGAGCGTCTAGTTTGGTTAGCTGGACAACGGGGATTACCGATTACCATTTATCGTCCTGGTCTGATCAGTGGGGATAGTCAGACAGGGATTTCCAACACCGATGACTTTTTTATCAGAATGATTCAGGGCTGCTTACAATTGGGATTTGTTCCCGATTTGCCTCTACCCTTAAATTTTTCGCCTGTCGATTATGTGGCTAAGGCGATCGCCTATTTATCTCGTCAAAATATCTCTGAAGGTAAGGTTTTTCACCTCCAAAATCCGGATCCGCTACCCTGGTCAGAATATCAAAATTTCACCCGTACTGAAGGTATTCCTCTGGAGACCGTGAGCTATCCAGCTTGGGTCGAAAAACTCAAAGCTCCTCAACAGAAGCAAAACCCTCTCTATCCTCTCCTACCTTTTTTAATGCAGACTAACTCCGGCGGATTGACCTACCTGGAAAGAGCGGCTTCTGCCCAGGCTCCTCAGATTGATTGCCAGGCCACAGTTCAGGCTCTTGCCCATAGTGGTATTGTTTGTCCAGCTTTTGAAGATTTATTTAAGAGCTATTTAGCCTATTTTATTCGCAGTGGTCTATTGATCAGTGATTTACCGATCATTCGCCGCCTCTCTCAACAATCTTGA